One stretch of Solenopsis invicta isolate M01_SB chromosome 16, UNIL_Sinv_3.0, whole genome shotgun sequence DNA includes these proteins:
- the LOC105196087 gene encoding nucleobindin-2 isoform X4 gives MLLSRKMQYLLPLCLVVLIIQTSVAPPVEKKTEDHKDKENEVNDSDDLGNAEYQMEYHRYLKEVVQALESDPEFRTKLEKANEDDIRTGKIAHELQFVDHKIRTKLDELKREELERLRHLATKEHNLMNGLDMDHLKIAEHLDHSNTHTFEIDDLKKLIAKTTKDLADADKRRRQQFKEYEMQKKFEEEEKMKGNTGMKEEERKKYEEELEAMKKKHKNHKPLHHPGSKQQLEEVWETQDHMEDQEFNPKTFFYLHDLDGNGFWDQDEVKALFLKELDKLYSEGAPEDDIYERREEMERMREHVFNEADLNHDGLISYQEFLEQTKKPAFQQDEGWQGLDEQQIYSQQEYEAFQRHRQEEIQKMIAKGMFPPQYQQQYHPQQVHPSQQQYPGQIPPQQPVVGHNIPQYQGQMPPQQQPYQPQVLPPQQHYPGQIPQQQQYQGQQPQYQVQQPHLQFQGQPQQAQQQFHGQPQQVQQQTQNQPPQVQQQTQGQPQQVQQQTQGQPQQQAQQQQIQNQVPQNTQDNVPSSSQGAAQANHNLPQQDSQSVKQQINQNSIPN, from the exons ATGCTGCT TTCCAGAAAAATGCAGTATCTTCTACCACTATGTTTAGTAGTTCTAATAATACAGACGTCGGTTGCACCGCCCGTTGAAAAGAAGACTGAGGATCACAAGGACAAGGAGAATGAGGTCAATGACTCTGATGATTTG GGAAACGCGGAATATCAAATGGAGTATCACCGGTACCTGAAGGAGGTAGTTCAGGCTCTGGAGAGTGACCCGGAGTTCCGCACAAAGTTGGAAAAGGCTAACGAAGATGATATACGT ACGGGCAAAATAGCGCACGAGCTGCAATTCGTGGACCACAAGATCAGAACGAAGCTGGACGAGTTGAAACGAGAGGAATTGGAGAGACTGCGACATCTCGCCACTAAAGAACATAATTTGATGAACGGTCTAGATATGGATCATTTAAAGATAGCAGAACATTTGGATCATTCTAACACGCATACGTTCGAGATAGACGATCTGAAGAAATTGATCGCTAAG ACCACGAAAGACTTGGCGGATGCCGATAAACGAAGACGGCAGCAGTTTAAAGAATACGAGATGCAGAAGAAATTCGAGGAGGAGGAAAAGATGAAGGGTAATACCG GTATgaaggaggaagagaggaagaaataCGAGGAGGAATTAGAAGCGATGAAAAAGAAGCATAAGAATCACAAACCC TTGCATCATCCTGGTAGTAAACAACAGCTGGAGGAAGTATGGGAGACGCAAGATCATATGGAAGATCAAGAATTTAATCCTAAGACATTCTTTTACCTTCAtg ACTTGGATGGCAATGGTTTCTGGGATCAGGACGAGGTAAAGGCTCTGTTCTTGAAGGAACTGGATAAACTTTATAGTGAAGGTGCACCCGAAGATGATATTTATGAGAGGCGGGAAGAAATGGAAAGGATGAGGGAACACGTGTTTAATGAAGCCGATCTTAATCACGATGGTCTCATAag TTATCAAGAATTTTTGGAACAAACGAAGAAACCCGCTTTCCAACAGGATGAAGGATGGCAGGGATTGGATGAACAACAAATTTATTCTCAGCAGGAATATGAAGCTTTCCAGAGGCACAGACAGGAAGAAATCCAGAAAATGATCGCCAAAGGAATG TTCCCACCGCAGTATCAACAACAATATCATCCGCAACAAGTACATCCTTCACAACAACAGTATCCAGGGCAGATACCACCGCAACAGCCAGTAGTCGGTCACAATATACCACAATATCAGGGTCAAATGCCACCGCAGCAACAACCCTATCAACCTCAAGTGCTACCACCTCAGCAACATTATCCTGGTCAGATTCCGCAACAACAACAGTACCAAGGACAACAACCGCAGTACCAAGTGCAACAGCCTCATCTGCAGTTCCAAGGCCAACCTCAGCAAGCGCAGCAACAATTCCATGGCCAGCCTCAGCAGGTCCAACAACAAACCCAGAACCAGCCTCCACAGGTCCAACAACAAACCCAGGGTCAACCTCAACAGGTCCAACAACAAACCCAGGGCCAGCCTCAGCAGCAAGCACAACAACAACAAATACAGAATCAAGTGCCACAAAATACTCAGGATAACGTTCCGTCGAGCAGTCAAGGTGCCGCCCAAGCCAACCACAATCTTCCACAACAAGATTCgcaatctgttaaacaacaaaTCAACCAGAACAGTATACCGAATTAG
- the LOC105196087 gene encoding nucleobindin-2 isoform X2, with product MLLSRKMQYLLPLCLVVLIIQTSVAPPVEKKTEDHKDKENEVNDSDDLGNAEYQMEYHRYLKEVVQALESDPEFRTKLEKANEDDIRTGKIAHELQFVDHKIRTKLDELKREELERLRHLATKEHNLMNGLDMDHLKIAEHLDHSNTHTFEIDDLKKLIAKTTKDLADADKRRRQQFKEYEMQKKFEEEEKMKGMKEEERKKYEEELEAMKKKHKNHKPLHHPGSKQQLEEVWETQDHMEDQEFNPKTFFYLHDLDGNGFWDQDEVKALFLKELDKLYSEGAPEDDIYERREEMERMREHVFNEADLNHDGLISYQEFLEQTKKPAFQQDEGWQGLDEQQIYSQQEYEAFQRHRQEEIQKMIAKGMLPPSPDTAHLPVQHEQFPPQYQQQYHPQQVHPSQQQYPGQIPPQQPVVGHNIPQYQGQMPPQQQPYQPQVLPPQQHYPGQIPQQQQYQGQQPQYQVQQPHLQFQGQPQQAQQQFHGQPQQVQQQTQNQPPQVQQQTQGQPQQVQQQTQGQPQQQAQQQQIQNQVPQNTQDNVPSSSQGAAQANHNLPQQDSQSVKQQINQNSIPN from the exons ATGCTGCT TTCCAGAAAAATGCAGTATCTTCTACCACTATGTTTAGTAGTTCTAATAATACAGACGTCGGTTGCACCGCCCGTTGAAAAGAAGACTGAGGATCACAAGGACAAGGAGAATGAGGTCAATGACTCTGATGATTTG GGAAACGCGGAATATCAAATGGAGTATCACCGGTACCTGAAGGAGGTAGTTCAGGCTCTGGAGAGTGACCCGGAGTTCCGCACAAAGTTGGAAAAGGCTAACGAAGATGATATACGT ACGGGCAAAATAGCGCACGAGCTGCAATTCGTGGACCACAAGATCAGAACGAAGCTGGACGAGTTGAAACGAGAGGAATTGGAGAGACTGCGACATCTCGCCACTAAAGAACATAATTTGATGAACGGTCTAGATATGGATCATTTAAAGATAGCAGAACATTTGGATCATTCTAACACGCATACGTTCGAGATAGACGATCTGAAGAAATTGATCGCTAAG ACCACGAAAGACTTGGCGGATGCCGATAAACGAAGACGGCAGCAGTTTAAAGAATACGAGATGCAGAAGAAATTCGAGGAGGAGGAAAAGATGAAGG GTATgaaggaggaagagaggaagaaataCGAGGAGGAATTAGAAGCGATGAAAAAGAAGCATAAGAATCACAAACCC TTGCATCATCCTGGTAGTAAACAACAGCTGGAGGAAGTATGGGAGACGCAAGATCATATGGAAGATCAAGAATTTAATCCTAAGACATTCTTTTACCTTCAtg ACTTGGATGGCAATGGTTTCTGGGATCAGGACGAGGTAAAGGCTCTGTTCTTGAAGGAACTGGATAAACTTTATAGTGAAGGTGCACCCGAAGATGATATTTATGAGAGGCGGGAAGAAATGGAAAGGATGAGGGAACACGTGTTTAATGAAGCCGATCTTAATCACGATGGTCTCATAag TTATCAAGAATTTTTGGAACAAACGAAGAAACCCGCTTTCCAACAGGATGAAGGATGGCAGGGATTGGATGAACAACAAATTTATTCTCAGCAGGAATATGAAGCTTTCCAGAGGCACAGACAGGAAGAAATCCAGAAAATGATCGCCAAAGGAATG TTACCACCATCCCCTGACACTGCACATCTACCTGTCCAACATGAACAG TTCCCACCGCAGTATCAACAACAATATCATCCGCAACAAGTACATCCTTCACAACAACAGTATCCAGGGCAGATACCACCGCAACAGCCAGTAGTCGGTCACAATATACCACAATATCAGGGTCAAATGCCACCGCAGCAACAACCCTATCAACCTCAAGTGCTACCACCTCAGCAACATTATCCTGGTCAGATTCCGCAACAACAACAGTACCAAGGACAACAACCGCAGTACCAAGTGCAACAGCCTCATCTGCAGTTCCAAGGCCAACCTCAGCAAGCGCAGCAACAATTCCATGGCCAGCCTCAGCAGGTCCAACAACAAACCCAGAACCAGCCTCCACAGGTCCAACAACAAACCCAGGGTCAACCTCAACAGGTCCAACAACAAACCCAGGGCCAGCCTCAGCAGCAAGCACAACAACAACAAATACAGAATCAAGTGCCACAAAATACTCAGGATAACGTTCCGTCGAGCAGTCAAGGTGCCGCCCAAGCCAACCACAATCTTCCACAACAAGATTCgcaatctgttaaacaacaaaTCAACCAGAACAGTATACCGAATTAG
- the LOC105196087 gene encoding nucleobindin-2 isoform X3 — protein MQYLLPLCLVVLIIQTSVAPPVEKKTEDHKDKENEVNDSDDLGNAEYQMEYHRYLKEVVQALESDPEFRTKLEKANEDDIRTGKIAHELQFVDHKIRTKLDELKREELERLRHLATKEHNLMNGLDMDHLKIAEHLDHSNTHTFEIDDLKKLIAKTTKDLADADKRRRQQFKEYEMQKKFEEEEKMKGNTGMKEEERKKYEEELEAMKKKHKNHKPLHHPGSKQQLEEVWETQDHMEDQEFNPKTFFYLHDLDGNGFWDQDEVKALFLKELDKLYSEGAPEDDIYERREEMERMREHVFNEADLNHDGLISYQEFLEQTKKPAFQQDEGWQGLDEQQIYSQQEYEAFQRHRQEEIQKMIAKGMLPPSPDTAHLPVQHEQFPPQYQQQYHPQQVHPSQQQYPGQIPPQQPVVGHNIPQYQGQMPPQQQPYQPQVLPPQQHYPGQIPQQQQYQGQQPQYQVQQPHLQFQGQPQQAQQQFHGQPQQVQQQTQNQPPQVQQQTQGQPQQVQQQTQGQPQQQAQQQQIQNQVPQNTQDNVPSSSQGAAQANHNLPQQDSQSVKQQINQNSIPN, from the exons ATGCAGTATCTTCTACCACTATGTTTAGTAGTTCTAATAATACAGACGTCGGTTGCACCGCCCGTTGAAAAGAAGACTGAGGATCACAAGGACAAGGAGAATGAGGTCAATGACTCTGATGATTTG GGAAACGCGGAATATCAAATGGAGTATCACCGGTACCTGAAGGAGGTAGTTCAGGCTCTGGAGAGTGACCCGGAGTTCCGCACAAAGTTGGAAAAGGCTAACGAAGATGATATACGT ACGGGCAAAATAGCGCACGAGCTGCAATTCGTGGACCACAAGATCAGAACGAAGCTGGACGAGTTGAAACGAGAGGAATTGGAGAGACTGCGACATCTCGCCACTAAAGAACATAATTTGATGAACGGTCTAGATATGGATCATTTAAAGATAGCAGAACATTTGGATCATTCTAACACGCATACGTTCGAGATAGACGATCTGAAGAAATTGATCGCTAAG ACCACGAAAGACTTGGCGGATGCCGATAAACGAAGACGGCAGCAGTTTAAAGAATACGAGATGCAGAAGAAATTCGAGGAGGAGGAAAAGATGAAGGGTAATACCG GTATgaaggaggaagagaggaagaaataCGAGGAGGAATTAGAAGCGATGAAAAAGAAGCATAAGAATCACAAACCC TTGCATCATCCTGGTAGTAAACAACAGCTGGAGGAAGTATGGGAGACGCAAGATCATATGGAAGATCAAGAATTTAATCCTAAGACATTCTTTTACCTTCAtg ACTTGGATGGCAATGGTTTCTGGGATCAGGACGAGGTAAAGGCTCTGTTCTTGAAGGAACTGGATAAACTTTATAGTGAAGGTGCACCCGAAGATGATATTTATGAGAGGCGGGAAGAAATGGAAAGGATGAGGGAACACGTGTTTAATGAAGCCGATCTTAATCACGATGGTCTCATAag TTATCAAGAATTTTTGGAACAAACGAAGAAACCCGCTTTCCAACAGGATGAAGGATGGCAGGGATTGGATGAACAACAAATTTATTCTCAGCAGGAATATGAAGCTTTCCAGAGGCACAGACAGGAAGAAATCCAGAAAATGATCGCCAAAGGAATG TTACCACCATCCCCTGACACTGCACATCTACCTGTCCAACATGAACAG TTCCCACCGCAGTATCAACAACAATATCATCCGCAACAAGTACATCCTTCACAACAACAGTATCCAGGGCAGATACCACCGCAACAGCCAGTAGTCGGTCACAATATACCACAATATCAGGGTCAAATGCCACCGCAGCAACAACCCTATCAACCTCAAGTGCTACCACCTCAGCAACATTATCCTGGTCAGATTCCGCAACAACAACAGTACCAAGGACAACAACCGCAGTACCAAGTGCAACAGCCTCATCTGCAGTTCCAAGGCCAACCTCAGCAAGCGCAGCAACAATTCCATGGCCAGCCTCAGCAGGTCCAACAACAAACCCAGAACCAGCCTCCACAGGTCCAACAACAAACCCAGGGTCAACCTCAACAGGTCCAACAACAAACCCAGGGCCAGCCTCAGCAGCAAGCACAACAACAACAAATACAGAATCAAGTGCCACAAAATACTCAGGATAACGTTCCGTCGAGCAGTCAAGGTGCCGCCCAAGCCAACCACAATCTTCCACAACAAGATTCgcaatctgttaaacaacaaaTCAACCAGAACAGTATACCGAATTAG
- the LOC105196087 gene encoding nucleobindin-2 isoform X1, giving the protein MLLSRKMQYLLPLCLVVLIIQTSVAPPVEKKTEDHKDKENEVNDSDDLGNAEYQMEYHRYLKEVVQALESDPEFRTKLEKANEDDIRTGKIAHELQFVDHKIRTKLDELKREELERLRHLATKEHNLMNGLDMDHLKIAEHLDHSNTHTFEIDDLKKLIAKTTKDLADADKRRRQQFKEYEMQKKFEEEEKMKGNTGMKEEERKKYEEELEAMKKKHKNHKPLHHPGSKQQLEEVWETQDHMEDQEFNPKTFFYLHDLDGNGFWDQDEVKALFLKELDKLYSEGAPEDDIYERREEMERMREHVFNEADLNHDGLISYQEFLEQTKKPAFQQDEGWQGLDEQQIYSQQEYEAFQRHRQEEIQKMIAKGMLPPSPDTAHLPVQHEQFPPQYQQQYHPQQVHPSQQQYPGQIPPQQPVVGHNIPQYQGQMPPQQQPYQPQVLPPQQHYPGQIPQQQQYQGQQPQYQVQQPHLQFQGQPQQAQQQFHGQPQQVQQQTQNQPPQVQQQTQGQPQQVQQQTQGQPQQQAQQQQIQNQVPQNTQDNVPSSSQGAAQANHNLPQQDSQSVKQQINQNSIPN; this is encoded by the exons ATGCTGCT TTCCAGAAAAATGCAGTATCTTCTACCACTATGTTTAGTAGTTCTAATAATACAGACGTCGGTTGCACCGCCCGTTGAAAAGAAGACTGAGGATCACAAGGACAAGGAGAATGAGGTCAATGACTCTGATGATTTG GGAAACGCGGAATATCAAATGGAGTATCACCGGTACCTGAAGGAGGTAGTTCAGGCTCTGGAGAGTGACCCGGAGTTCCGCACAAAGTTGGAAAAGGCTAACGAAGATGATATACGT ACGGGCAAAATAGCGCACGAGCTGCAATTCGTGGACCACAAGATCAGAACGAAGCTGGACGAGTTGAAACGAGAGGAATTGGAGAGACTGCGACATCTCGCCACTAAAGAACATAATTTGATGAACGGTCTAGATATGGATCATTTAAAGATAGCAGAACATTTGGATCATTCTAACACGCATACGTTCGAGATAGACGATCTGAAGAAATTGATCGCTAAG ACCACGAAAGACTTGGCGGATGCCGATAAACGAAGACGGCAGCAGTTTAAAGAATACGAGATGCAGAAGAAATTCGAGGAGGAGGAAAAGATGAAGGGTAATACCG GTATgaaggaggaagagaggaagaaataCGAGGAGGAATTAGAAGCGATGAAAAAGAAGCATAAGAATCACAAACCC TTGCATCATCCTGGTAGTAAACAACAGCTGGAGGAAGTATGGGAGACGCAAGATCATATGGAAGATCAAGAATTTAATCCTAAGACATTCTTTTACCTTCAtg ACTTGGATGGCAATGGTTTCTGGGATCAGGACGAGGTAAAGGCTCTGTTCTTGAAGGAACTGGATAAACTTTATAGTGAAGGTGCACCCGAAGATGATATTTATGAGAGGCGGGAAGAAATGGAAAGGATGAGGGAACACGTGTTTAATGAAGCCGATCTTAATCACGATGGTCTCATAag TTATCAAGAATTTTTGGAACAAACGAAGAAACCCGCTTTCCAACAGGATGAAGGATGGCAGGGATTGGATGAACAACAAATTTATTCTCAGCAGGAATATGAAGCTTTCCAGAGGCACAGACAGGAAGAAATCCAGAAAATGATCGCCAAAGGAATG TTACCACCATCCCCTGACACTGCACATCTACCTGTCCAACATGAACAG TTCCCACCGCAGTATCAACAACAATATCATCCGCAACAAGTACATCCTTCACAACAACAGTATCCAGGGCAGATACCACCGCAACAGCCAGTAGTCGGTCACAATATACCACAATATCAGGGTCAAATGCCACCGCAGCAACAACCCTATCAACCTCAAGTGCTACCACCTCAGCAACATTATCCTGGTCAGATTCCGCAACAACAACAGTACCAAGGACAACAACCGCAGTACCAAGTGCAACAGCCTCATCTGCAGTTCCAAGGCCAACCTCAGCAAGCGCAGCAACAATTCCATGGCCAGCCTCAGCAGGTCCAACAACAAACCCAGAACCAGCCTCCACAGGTCCAACAACAAACCCAGGGTCAACCTCAACAGGTCCAACAACAAACCCAGGGCCAGCCTCAGCAGCAAGCACAACAACAACAAATACAGAATCAAGTGCCACAAAATACTCAGGATAACGTTCCGTCGAGCAGTCAAGGTGCCGCCCAAGCCAACCACAATCTTCCACAACAAGATTCgcaatctgttaaacaacaaaTCAACCAGAACAGTATACCGAATTAG